Sequence from the Thermoanaerobaculales bacterium genome:
ACCTCCCTCACGCCGGGCGCTCCGGCAGCTTCTCCATGCCCCAGCGCCGCGCCTCGGCCGCCATCAGCCGGTTCAGCTCGCCGGCGGCCCCCTCCGGCAGCGGCGGCGGCTGCCAGGCCGCGACCAGGCGCTCGACCTCGGCCGCCGCCCGCTGGCCGAGGGTCTGCGAGCCTTCGCTCTGCCAGCGCGACCGGTTGGCGCGGTCGATCACCGGTCCGGGGAAGCTGATCTCGTGACGGAGGTGGCGCAGCGTGTGGTCGGCGATCAGCAGGTGGTGCTCTCGCTGGAGCTCCTCGAGCAGCGGCGCCGCCGGGAAGTCGTCGCGTGGCTCGATGCCCGCGACCAGGCGCGCCGTCATGCCGCAGATCTCGTTGTCGACGACCAGCTTCTCGAGGCTCAGGCAGCTCTCGAAGTCGAGCATCCCCGGACCCGACACGGAGTTGATCCCGGACAGGGCGGCCAGCGCCGCGCCGATGCCCGACTCGAGCCCGGCCTGGGCGTCGAGCTGCTTGGCATCGGACAGCGCGATGTAGCCCTGGGTGGGCAGGCCGAGCCAGGATCCGATCTGGCTGTAGCCGCAGTTGATCATCATGGTCTCGATGGCGCCCATCGGCGTCGTCTCGTAGCGGAGGTCGAAGATCGCCGGCGAACCGCCGTAGAGCACCGGCGCCCCGGGCCGGGTGAGCTGGCTGATGACGATCCCGCTCAAGGTCTCGGCGGTGTGCTGGATGAGGGTCCCGGTCAGGGTCACCGGCGCCATGAAGCCGGACAGCGGCATCGCGATCAGCTCGATCGGGATGCCCCAGGTCGCGCAGTCGACCACGTTCTGGCTGGTGACGTCGCTCCACTTCAGGGGCGAGGTCGGGCAGCAGGAGAAGACGGTCAGCGGCTTCGCCTCGAGCTCGGCCCGGCTGCCGCGCACCGCGAGCTGGAGGTCCTTCATGACCTCGAAGGCCTCGATCGTGAAGGCGCCGGTGACCACCGGCTTGGCGCAGTAGAGCAGCGAAAGGTAGAGCCGGTAGCTGTCCGAGATCCGCTCCGGCACGTCGCGTGGGATCATCGCGGTGCTCTGCGAGGCGATGTGCGGCAGGCCAGCCACCAGCTTGGCGTAGCGCAGGTAGTCGGCGGTGGTCGGGGGCCGCACCTCGCCGCTCGCGCCGTCGAGGACGGTGATCGCCGCCGATCCCGGCGTGAAGTAGACCGCGTCGCCCTCGAAACGGTGGGTGCGCGCGCCGGCGCTGTCGTAGAGCTCGAAGGACGACGGGGCGGTGGCGATCGCCCGCTCGATGATGTCCTGGGTGAGAACGGCGCGCGCCGCCGCCCGGTCAACGGCGGCGCCGTGGCTCGCGAGCAGGTCGAGCACGCTCGGGTTGTGGATCTCGGCGCCGAGGGTGCACAGCACCTCGCGCGCCTCGGTCACGATCCGCTCCACCAGCGAGTCGTCGAGGAGCTTCAGCTTGGGACGCATCAGGGACCTCCTGAAGTCAGCCCGCCCAGCACCCGTTCGGGAACGGGGACGGGAACGGGAACGGGAACGAACGAACGACGAACGCGGGCACGGGCACGGAAACGGGCACCGACACGGGCACCATCATTCACCCCTAGCCCTCGACCCCTCCCATCGTCAGCGCCATGAGTGCCTTTTGGACGTGGAGCCGGTTCTCGGCCTCGTCGTAGACCACGGACTGCGGGCCGTCGATCACCTCATCGGTCACCTCGCGACCGCGGTCGGCCGGCAGCGGGTGCATGTAGATCAGGCGCTCCTTGCCGAGGGCCATGTGCCGCGCGTCGCAGCGCCAGCTCGGGTACTTCTCGATGAGCTTGAGGCCCTCCGGTGTGCTCGTGGTCGTCATCAGCGGCCCCCACGACTTGGGCACGACCGCGTCGGCGTTCTCGAATGCGTCCTCGAAGCGGTGGCTGATCGCAAAGCGCGCGCCGCCCTGCTCGGCGTTCGCGCGAGCCTGCTCCTCGATCGGTGGCATGAGCCGGAACTCGGGCGGGTAGGCGAGGGTGACGTCGATGCCGAAGCGCGGCAGCAACAAGATCAGGCTCTGCGGCACCGACAGCGGCCGCACGTAGTTGGGCGCCGAGGTCCAGGCGACCCCGACCTTGAGGCCCCTGGTCGCGCCGAAACGCTCGCGGATGGTCAGCAGGTCGGCGAGGATCTGGCAAGGGTGGTAGACGTCGCACTGCATGTTGAGCACCGGCACCGACGCGTGCTCGGCGACCTCGCGCAGGTAGTGGTTGCCCTCGCCGAAGGCGCAGTGCCGGATGGCGATCGCCTCGCCGTAGCGCGACAGCACGTTGGCAGTGTCCTTCGCGTTCTCGCCGTGGCTGATCTGCATCTTGTCCGGCGACAGGTAGATGGCGTGGCCGCCGAGTTGGGTCATCCCGGTCTCGAAGGAGTTGCGGGTCCGGGTCGAGGCGTCGAAGAAGATCATGTACAGGGTCTTGGCGGCGAGCCACGGCGTGGGCGTGCCGGCGCGCTTGGCGGCCTTGAGCTCGACCGCGAGGTCGAGCAGCCGCGTCACCTCCTCGACGGTCCAGTCCTGGGTGGTGATGAGATCCCTTCCGGAAAGCGAGTTCTTCATATGTCAACCTCATTCTCGATTCTCCGCACCGGAATCGCGTCGATTCTCGTGAGCCGAGCGAGGTGGTGATTCCGGTGCGGACAATCGAGATTGTCGATCATAGGGCTTCGCAGAGCAGCTCGGGAATCAGGCTGTACACCGCCGTCGCGTGCACGAGGTCCTCGACCGCGACGTGCTCCCGCGTGGTGTGGGCGAGCTCCTCGCGGCCGGGCGCGAAGCCGACGGTCGGGATGCCGAGCCGGCCCATGGTGGCGACGCCGTTGGTGGAGAAGTGCCAGCGCGAGATCGCCGGCGCCCGCCCGAGGACCTCGGCGGCGGCGGCGGCCACGCCCTGCACCAGCGGGTGGCCTTCCTCGAGCACCCAGGTCGGGTAGTACTTGTCCTGCGACACCTCGCCGCCGTTCCAGCCGGTCGCCCGATAGTGCAGCAGCGCGACCTCAGCGTCGCCGAGATGGGGGAGGCTGCGCAGCTCCGCGAGCGCGCTGTCCACGGTCTCGCCCACGGTCAGACGGCGGTCGAGCGTGATGGTGGCGCTGTCCGGGACCGCGTTCAGCGACGGCGTGGTGCACGCGATGTGGGACACTATGACCGAGCCCTTGCCGAGGAAGGGGTCGGCCGGCAGCCGCGCGTCGAGGGCCGCGACGTCGTGGATGATCGGCGCCATCTTGTAGAGCGCGTTCACCCCGCGCTCGGCGTGCGCGCCGTGCGCCGAGACGCCGCGGGTCGTGACCGTCGCCTCGAGGCGGCCGCGATGGCCACGGTAGACCGCGAGGTCGGTCGGCTCGCCGAGCACGACGACGTCGGGCCGCAGGCCGCGGCGCTCGATCAAGTGCAGCAGGCAGGCGCCGTCGCAGTCCTCCTCCATGACCGACGCCGTGAGCAGGAGGGTGATGTCCGGGGGCAGGCCCCGGTCGGCGAGGACCCGCGCGCCGTAGGCCATGGCGGCGATGGCGGGCAGCTCGTCGACCGCGCCGCGGCCCCAGATCAGCCCGTCCTCGAAGCGACCCGTGAACGGGTCGTGGGGCCAGGCCGCGGGGTCGCCGACGCCGACGCAGTCGACGTGGCCGTCGAGCAGGATGGCGAAGGGGCCGCTGCCGATCCGCGCCACCACGGTGCCGAGCTCGTCGAAGAAGACCTCGTCGAAACCGAGCGAGCGGTAGGTTGCGGCCACCAGCTCGCAGCGCGCCCGCTCGCGACCGCTCTCGGCCGGAATTGCGATCATCCCGCGCAGGAAGTCGACGATCGCCGGCTCGTGCCGTCGAGCGGCGGCGAGGGCGGCGGCGCCCCGGGTCGTGGTCATGGGCGTCCTCCTGGTGCCGGACGATCTGCGGCCGAGCGCCGCGATGGCGGCGCTGCCAGTGTGTACTATAGACGAACGCCGCTGCGGCGGGAGGTGCCGGGGATGAGCCGCTCCACGACTGAACAGGTGCTCGAGAACACGATCCGGCGCTGCCGCGAGCGCGACATCATCATCCCGACCCTCGAGCAGATGCTGCACCCGGAGACGATCCCGGCCGGCATCGTCGAGGAGCTGCGCGGCATCGGGCTGTGGGACCTCCACCCCCGCAACCTGTTCCGCATCACCTGGAAGAACGAGCCGGTCGCCTCCGGCGGCGGCTTCGGAGGAGTCAACGCCCTCGAGCTGCCGCCAGCCATCACCGGGGTGCGGGCGCGGATCCTGGTGCTGCTCGGCAAGTTCTTCCCGACCGGCGCCCACAAGGTCGGCGCCACCTTCGTGCCGCTGGTCGAGCGGCTGATCGACGGCAGCTTCGACCCGACCCGCCACAAGGCGCTTTGGCCGTCGACCGGCAACTACTGCCGCGGCGGCGCCTACGACGCGTACCTGCTCGGCTGCCCGTCGATCGCGGTGCTGCCCGAGGGCATGTCGCGGGAGCGCTTCGAGTGGCTCGCGAAGCTGGGGTCGGAAATCCACGCCACGCCGGGCTCGGAGAGCAACGTCAAGGAGATCTACGACCGCACGAAGGAGCTGAAAGCGCGGCGTCCGGACGAGGTCGTGGTCCTCAACCAGTTCGAGGAGTTCGGCAACGCGCTGTGGCACTTCGTGTGCACGGGCAGCGCGATGGAGGAGGTGTACCTCAGCCGGCGGACCGCGGGGCAGCGGCTGGCCGCGGTTTGCCTGACCCAGGGTTCGGCAGGCACCCTCGGCTGCTGCGACTACCTGCGCGAGCACTTCCCAGCGATCAAGGTGGTGGCGGGCGAGGCCCTGCAGTGCGCTACCCTGCTCTACAACGGCCACGGCGCCCATCGCATCGAGGGCATCGGCGACAAGCACGTGCCATGGATCCACAACATGCGCAACATGGACGCGGTGGCGGGGATCGACGACAACGCGTGCATGGCGTTGCTGCGGCTGTTCAACGAGCCGGCGGGCCGGGAGTGGCTCGTCACTCAGGGTGTGGACCCGATGCTGGTCGGCCGCCTCGACCTGCTCGGGATCTCGGGCATCGCCAACCTCCTGGTTGCGGTCAAGACCGCGCGCTACTTCGAGCTGACCGAGCGCGACATCCTGCTCACCGTGGCCACCGACTCGATGGAGCTGTACGGCTCACGGCTTGCCGAGGAGCGGGCGCGGCTCGGCGAGTACGGCGAGCGTCAGGCGGCCGTCGACCACGAGCGGTACCTGCTCGGCGCCGGCATCGACCACGTGCTCGAGCTGTCGCACTGGGACCGCAAGCGGATGCACAACCTCAAGTACTTCACCTGGGTCGAGCAGCAGGGCAAGACCGTCGAGGAGCTCGACGCCCAGTGGGATGACCCCGACTACTGGACCTCCAAGTACCAGGGCTGGCAGGCCCTCGACGAGCGAATCCGCGAGTTCAACGAGCGGGTGGGGTTGCTCGGGAAGTACAGGTAGAGTGAGCGGGAAGACGGGAGCCGACCGCTCGCCCTACGTTACGGCGGACAGGCGTGCCGGGCACCGTTTCCTGACTGCTGGACAGGTTACGCATGACCGGAGGCGATCCATGACCCACTCCATCCTGGTTTTGGCCATCTTCTCTGCATTCGCCCTCCTTCTGGCAGCGGTGGCCGGCGGCGGACCACTCTCGGCCCAGGAACTCATCACCCCCGACCTGAACGGCCCCGATACCCCGGCCAATACCATCTTCCGACTGGAGAACGAGGCCATGGAGCAGTGGCGTCAGGGCAATCCGATGCGCTGGGTCGAGATCAGCACCGACGACGTGGTCTATATCGATCCGGGTCTCGCCACCCCGGTGGTCGGCACCAAAGCCTACCGGGAATACCTGACCCCGCTGCAGGGAAAGATCCACTACGACGCCTCCGACTTCGTCGAGCCGCGGGTGGCCCTGGCGGGCGACCTGGCCGTCCTCACCTACAA
This genomic interval carries:
- a CDS encoding ornithine carbamoyltransferase, coding for MKNSLSGRDLITTQDWTVEEVTRLLDLAVELKAAKRAGTPTPWLAAKTLYMIFFDASTRTRNSFETGMTQLGGHAIYLSPDKMQISHGENAKDTANVLSRYGEAIAIRHCAFGEGNHYLREVAEHASVPVLNMQCDVYHPCQILADLLTIRERFGATRGLKVGVAWTSAPNYVRPLSVPQSLILLLPRFGIDVTLAYPPEFRLMPPIEEQARANAEQGGARFAISHRFEDAFENADAVVPKSWGPLMTTTSTPEGLKLIEKYPSWRCDARHMALGKERLIYMHPLPADRGREVTDEVIDGPQSVVYDEAENRLHVQKALMALTMGGVEG
- a CDS encoding pyridoxal-phosphate dependent enzyme, with protein sequence MSRSTTEQVLENTIRRCRERDIIIPTLEQMLHPETIPAGIVEELRGIGLWDLHPRNLFRITWKNEPVASGGGFGGVNALELPPAITGVRARILVLLGKFFPTGAHKVGATFVPLVERLIDGSFDPTRHKALWPSTGNYCRGGAYDAYLLGCPSIAVLPEGMSRERFEWLAKLGSEIHATPGSESNVKEIYDRTKELKARRPDEVVVLNQFEEFGNALWHFVCTGSAMEEVYLSRRTAGQRLAAVCLTQGSAGTLGCCDYLREHFPAIKVVAGEALQCATLLYNGHGAHRIEGIGDKHVPWIHNMRNMDAVAGIDDNACMALLRLFNEPAGREWLVTQGVDPMLVGRLDLLGISGIANLLVAVKTARYFELTERDILLTVATDSMELYGSRLAEERARLGEYGERQAAVDHERYLLGAGIDHVLELSHWDRKRMHNLKYFTWVEQQGKTVEELDAQWDDPDYWTSKYQGWQALDERIREFNERVGLLGKYR
- a CDS encoding YgeY family selenium metabolism-linked hydrolase — encoded protein: MTTTRGAAALAAARRHEPAIVDFLRGMIAIPAESGRERARCELVAATYRSLGFDEVFFDELGTVVARIGSGPFAILLDGHVDCVGVGDPAAWPHDPFTGRFEDGLIWGRGAVDELPAIAAMAYGARVLADRGLPPDITLLLTASVMEEDCDGACLLHLIERRGLRPDVVVLGEPTDLAVYRGHRGRLEATVTTRGVSAHGAHAERGVNALYKMAPIIHDVAALDARLPADPFLGKGSVIVSHIACTTPSLNAVPDSATITLDRRLTVGETVDSALAELRSLPHLGDAEVALLHYRATGWNGGEVSQDKYYPTWVLEEGHPLVQGVAAAAAEVLGRAPAISRWHFSTNGVATMGRLGIPTVGFAPGREELAHTTREHVAVEDLVHATAVYSLIPELLCEAL